From a single Sparus aurata chromosome 13, fSpaAur1.1, whole genome shotgun sequence genomic region:
- the b4galt4 gene encoding beta-1,4-galactosyltransferase 4 encodes MGFCSPVCKVLRRGKYVLLIFISLSVLAWIATFSGETGKSVLVSPVTTQTLVKGDSLREKLNSWTATPDHLNTPPQKVKCPQESPLLKGAVKLSFESSLTLKDVEGANKGVTEGEYEPTDCTARQSVAILIPHRSRERHLLYLLHHLHPFLQRQQIHYAIYVIQQAGDATFNRAKLLNVGYLEALKDYSWECFIFHDVDLVPENDHNLYVCDKQPKHLVVGRNATGYKLRYKGYFGGVTAMTKDQFHQVNGFSNTYWGWGGEDDDLRIRVELQKMKIMRPPADVARYTMVFHKRDSGNEINKDRMRLLGRTPQVWRKDGLNSCSYKTLSVERLPLYVNVTVDIGKPH; translated from the exons ATGGGCttctgttcacctgtgtgcaagGTTTTGCGGAGGGGGAAATATGTTTTACTGATCTTCATCTCGCTGTCAGTGCTGGCATGGATCGCAACTTTTTCAGGCGAAACGGGGAAATCTGTTCTGGTTTCCCCTGTCACGACTCAAACTCTTGTCAAAGGAGACAGCCTGAGGGAAAAACTCAACTCATGGACAGCGACACCTGATCACCTAAATACTCCACCACAAAAAGTCAAATGCCCACAGGAGTCACCATTGCTTA AGGGAGCTGTGAAGCTGTCCTTTGAGTCCTCTCTGACACTGAAGGATGTGGAGGGTGCCAACAAAGGGGTGACTGAAGGCGAGTACGAGCCCACTGACTGCACAGCGAGGCAGAGTGTAGCCATCCTCATCCCTCATCGTAGCAGAGAGAGACACCTCCTCTACCTCTTGCACCACCTGCACCCCTTTTTGCAGAGGCAGCAGATACACTATGCCATTTATGTCATCCAGCAG gctgGTGATGCAACATTTAATCGTGCCAAATTACTTAATGTTGGGTATTTGGAGGCTCTGAAGGACTACAGTTGGGAGTGCTTCATCTTCCATGATGTGGATCTGGTTCCTGAAAATGATCACAATTTATATGTCTGTGACAAGCAGCCCAAACACTTAGTGGTTGGCCGGAATGCCACAGGATACAA GCTGCGTTACAAAGGCTACTTCGGAGGAGTCACAGCTATGACCAAAGACCAGTTTCATCAAGTAAATGGATTCTCAAACACTTACTGGGGTTGGGGCGGAGAAGATGATGACCTCCGCATCAG AGTTGAGCTGCAGAAAATGAAGATTATGCGACCGCCCGCTGATGTAGCTCGCTACACCATGGTGTTTCACAAACGGGACAGTggcaatgaaataaacaaagacag GATGAGGTTGTTAGGACGAACGCCGCAGGTATGGAGAAAGGATGGACTCAACAGCTGCTCATATAAGACTCTGTCAGTAGAGAGGCTGCCTCTTTATGTGAATGTTACTGTGGACATTGGTAAGCCACATTAG